The sequence AGCCATTGATCATCATATCTAAATGAATAAGTAGAAAATGGATCACCAAGAAGGCAAGAACACAAATGGAGAACATAATTAAAAATATTTGATTATGTGTATCTTGAGGGGGAAAAACACAAACGTATCACACCCAACTCGAAAATCCTTAACAAATTCATACAGTAAAACACCATtaacacttgaagaaaaagaaaactactCAATGCATGGCTTATCCACCGATCCTTTAAAAAAACGCCATGAGCActcgaagaaaaagaaaactatatAATGCACAATGGTTTAAAaaaggataaatttttgatggagGCGTTTTTTGATGGGTGCATggggacaaatgatatgttgacatGTGTTTTCCCTATtaattgatttcaacaaattttgTTCGCACAAATATaaaagaagtgtatttttggAGGAAAAATTAGTTACATTAATTGgttatattttatctttgataTGTTTCCTACTATATTTGTGGAAACAAAATAGGAAAATGTGATACGTTGACATATGATAGGAAATATACTTTTGTTCCCCATAATGgcttatccaactatttttccTAGTGGCTAATATACCTTAGATTTAATTAGTACTAATGAAGTTAATTACCAAAGCTAATTAGGATTCGTGATTGAATTAACTTAATCATTTATATTTTGAACTTtttaaaggaaaatctaaagaatAATAGATGTAAATAAATAATTACATAGCAGGCAAGCGACCAATAAGCTGCGCCGCAagccctttttgaatagcaaatcCTATCCTCTTAAACACGAACTCTCTCGAATCCggagtcatgacattactgtgcatgactcTTTGGACTCTCGCTAGAAGTCCAACCGCCTCTGGTGCCAGGTACCCAAAAGTGTCAAAGGCAAAGGGGATAAAAGCATGTCCATTATCAAGACATGCTTTTCATGCTTCGTTATCTTACAAGGGGATAAAAGCATGTCCATTATCAGGTACCCTATCCTGTTTTGAacgtaattttttctttttatgttgatttagaagaaggaaaaggtggatttttttgaaattttttgaaaaccttAGAAGAATATGATGAAAAATATCCTCAAAGTAGTCTAGAAAACCTTATATTTAACAGTTAACTCCCGTTCCAATTTTGTTGATTCTAATCCGTTAAAATACGTTAAAATCTGGGTTTATTCTTTCATAGTTACATATAAAAATAATGTCAACCTAGTCGTAAGGTGGTTTTACGGATAATAAAAATACTACATTCGAGCCGTAAGTGACTTAAGAACACCCAGCCGTAAACTTTAATTACGGATGGGAAAAGAAGTCTTTAGCCATGAGTGActatttaatttgatttttttagagTTTCAATATACACACTATGACTTGAAATATAAAAAAATCCCTTCATTCATTAAACCACATTATAAAACATTAAATACTTACTCGAGCTGCattacaaattttttttaatatccCCTACGATTTATTTATAAGTCCTTGATGATGGTAAAATGAGCTCTGTACTTGAAAGTTAAACATTTTCATTTTCTCCGTTCCTTTCTAGCTTGAGCTACGACTTCAACATCAGCTTCACATGTAAGTCAAAGTTGATTGGAAATTACGAAGTAAACCCATATATTATTCAATTTGTTTTCGTATTTCTCAAAATTGATAACACAGACGAGCTATATCACTGTTATTAGTATTACCGGTTTCATTACAAAAGGTTTCATAAATCTTTTTCCAATAACACTAACTTTACCACCTTGCCTTTGTTCTTCTCTACTCCTTGGATATAATAATACGTAGTTTTGTCAAATAGATAAGtcttcatccaaagtaaaattgAGTTGATCCATTTTGAAATATATTACATTGAGATTGTAAGGGTTTTGGTGGAGATTATTGatgtagaaggtgtgattttgatcTAGGATGGGTGGGTGTACAAAGGTGGActtattttttatataaataaGTCATAAAATGGATACCTTATTAGTATTCTaacggatctatttttcaaaaatcaGCCAATTAGATGTTCCTTTTAAAGAAATTAAGGTACTTACGACTAGGAAATGACTATGTTGACCTAGCCGTAAGTATGACTAAACTTGTTATGCTTTGGTTGATAGTTTTACGTCTAGGAGTCCAAGTCGTAAGATGGAACAGTTTTCAGTTATGCCAGAATTAAGGCTACAATTTCTAGCCTTAACTAGTGGAATACAACTCGGTGATCTAGCCGTAAAAAAAATGTTCATTTCCTTTTACGTTTACGGAGAAACTTACGGCTAAAATACCTAGCCGTACAAATATGGCAATTATTTTGGGTAAAACCGAAGCTCTTAAGGATAAAATTCTTAACCGTAAACAGAACTCATGGCTAGAATTCTTAATCATAAATAGAACTTATGATTAGGAATCCCTataaaggagagggtaccaagtgcaccaccaattttttctttcGCCAACTTGTAtatacaaaacctaatacaagcACAAGTAGGTCAAAGCAAAGACCATTGAATAAGATTATATATagaatttttctttctctttcacacTCAATATGTTTAGACTACCGTGAACATGATtgtgtagaaaagtttttggacGATCTCAGAactcaatctagtcgtatccaaattaaTAGGATCTAAATTCTAACAAATATGaaacttgcaatctatctttcaagatacgatttcaacaagagcaagtcttgtttttgatctcaaatagtaaggacttaaactatctagattgattacgtactactattgttattcctattataaagataaaacagtataatgcagaaaaggaaaaaaacaagacgccagaagttttgttaacgaggaaaactgcaccttcagaaaaaccccgggaccccgtccaactttgaacaacacactgtattaaactgtcacagacactagcctactatcagacttcagactaaaatatagttgagaccaaattaaccctccaagcaattcaaccgcattcgtgttccttacgcctgttgaacctcgcaagatttagcgcacttgattcccttagctgacgtcctttacaacctaagagttcttcaacctcagtgaagacttttgataccaatatacCTCTAAAAGACAAGccaatttgatttcccttttgatttttcaatctggttttggaaatctgtttgcagtagACAAAGTCCAGCAAATCTCACGGTCCACGAACACTTGCACTCAGTTAGCTAAGAAGCCTGAATTACTAACCAactttcaaaaacaaaagaataatccaaacaaATCGAAGAAGAGTTTCGAtatatatcttgaggaatcacaaattctgagacgaagagaactttgtgatttctatctagcTCGTCTCTGAtatgagattacgaaaacctcaaaTATCAATAATAATAAGATCCAATTTCAAGAACTATCGGGTAAGATATAGTTTGACCGGGCTTCACCGAATCcgtaagtgaagtcttcaaagtcgtaacctaattatgtttcaaatAAGAAACCTAGGTTATAAAGGACAACTTTTAGATTAGCAACTAGGATACAAGAGTGCCAGGGGTTAAGAAATCTTGTTGCAAAAGTCTTTCTATTTATAGATTTCCAAGGCTCtgggtagctttgaattcaagctaagatagattGAGATTCAAACTGATAGGTATCTTAAACACTTTGATTTATTATCAATTGATTAtgattttgtttgctatttttcttATGAATATTGTactttatgtttgcttttgagtttataggTACTTTAGAATCATTTAAGCGAAAGATGAGAAATACATGCTCAAGTCGTTGTTTAGAGTCATTGGGCGTTGATGGATGTGGAGCGAGCAAGCACAAAAGTCttaattgtgttgaaagaaagaattCTTGTGGTGGCTGTCACTGGGTGTCCCTTATCTTAACTATGGTCCTATCTGTTATAAACCTAAAACTAAGTCAGAGTTTGGTCATTACACGACCAACTCTTCTTCTTGTTTAGGTGGTGACCAAATCTCGTCGATGTTTTCAGTTCCCAGTTCCCTGCCAAGAATGGTCCACTGCCGGCAAGCTCAGATTCAGATGTGCCAGAAACGTTTTAATTCAAGACAAGGAAGAGATGGGTATTCTGATGGTTTGGTTAGGATTAGGTTTCAATATGGATACTGATGGTGAAATCAGTATAGATTTACAGAGAGATTAGGGATTCGTTATGAACAGATGAGAAGAACAACGGTCACTGCACCATCatgagttcacgagtcaacagaacTTTTTcgatatgcatactaggtatgtgtaccatcctgagttcacgagtcaacaaatttttttgggtttgcatactcgatatgtgtaccaaaagtcgttgccgaactatagctacgctgatacatgtactgcggctccggacctataacaattGCGCCAGTAtttaaccaagacaagcttgaactcgaaatttcttctttgcaatattaaatctactaaaatcacaTGACTTAGTCTCATAACATAAAATGGTAAAtgtcgtgagtaaataggatatgacagtcttcacatacctccttgttgatgaagttctcacaAATTTCCTCGTTTgttttcagtcttcaatcttcgaggattattcagtgatgtctgatactcaactgccATACTctaatcttagtccgagacttgactttagtagactagaaatcaagatataattttgtacatctaacattgagaacaagcttgagatatcaaaacttgtgagttcgacctagCGGTACTCTTACAATCCAACCGTAATTTGAGTTTACAGCTAGGATTTCTAGCCAATATTATGGGTGAGTTTTAGCTAAGCATTTATTTACACTTACGACTAGGTTTTGAAAATTATCGACCTAACCGTAAGTAACCATGAATTTCTAAAATGTAAGTTTTTCCCATTGTACTTAGAATTAGACAAATGAAAACACTAAAATTCATCCATGCGCGCTAAGTTAATGTCGATAACTGAAAACAAATTGCAATCTATCCGTCCAAATCCAATACCAAATAACATAAAAAGTCTTAGataataaaatttcaaaataGTAAATATCCATAACCAAACGCCACTACAACTCCATTCATTCATCAGAATGTCATCCAGATCCGATGCCTTACCCGATCCCGATGCATCATCCGATCACGATGCctcgtcggaatcctcatcatcTTCTACAACTTGAGATCGACGACCATGGCCACTTCGACCAAGTACAACTTGGCTTGGGACAAAAATATTGGAATCCTCCCTAGATGAAGAAGCACTGGGAGTACCTGATTCATCACTAGATGAATCAAACCTAGTCCTCTTGGTATCCCTTCGTTCGTCATCTTCGTCGTCATCCAAATACTTATAGAGATGTCCTTTATCAGGATTGGGTATGCATTTAATTCGATTTCGCAGTGTTCTCTATGCGTCAACCTTCATCATTTTATTTGAATTAATACAACCACCCATGTCATTGAACAACCAGTTACATCGGTCCATCTATTTTGATATCAAAACCACAAACTTTATATTTACTTATATATAACTTATAGAAATCTCAACTTAATAGTGTATACCATCGTAAGGAATCTCGTCTtctatttattttctttcttggaCTTTGGGCTATCCATGTTGTTTTGATATTTCCTCGCTTCTGAATCCATTTTTTCCACATAAGGATGTGAGCTCTTGATACCATTTCATGTAACCCCCATCGGCTTTGGAAGAGCTATAAGAAGCAACGAACCCTCCCAAATACATTTGGTTTTCGCTTTGAGTGCAAGCATTCCAATGACCGGTCGACAGAGTACGGTCATAGTTGAATTTCACATCCTTCTAGTAAAAACAGGAGTTGGTTTTTCTCggtataaaaatagagttttcaGGTACTATTTTTTGGACAAAACCAAGTTGACGGAACATTTTAGGAGGCTTGAAAATGATGAACCCGGTCGGATGAAACAAGGTCCATGGTAGGTCGCCACATCCGAAAATACTCTATCATCAACTTCATCATCTCtcaaatatggatcaaaaacCACGTCCTCGATTTGTCAAAGTGTCCAATCTTTTTCTCATCTCAACCATTTTCCTCTCTTTACCTTACGTTAGGTGCCTTCAAAGAGGTATCTTCCTCCCGTAGGTTTATTGAGAGCCCAATCATTATTCTGAGATGACCTTAATCTTAAAATGGTCGTAAGCCCatgactgcaaaaaaaaaatctaattaaaAGATTAAACACAAACCAATATAAATTTATAACACATTTGGAGATggaaaccagaaaaaaaaaaccctagagaAGCCTAAAATTCCCCATAATTTGTGTTTTACTACACCTAGAATCTTTGCAAAGATTGTTAATTAAGTAGGAAAGGATGGAGGTGTCTTACGAGTACTTCGGTAATTCGTTTGTATCCGGATCAAGACTTAGAGACTTCAACCACTGTAAATAACAAGCATTGACTTTATTTTCCGAGAAATCAGGGAAAAAGACGGCGCCAAGAGCGTGCAACAAGTCATCTATAGTTGTATATTAGATCTTGCTTCGTCCATCACCACCTTTCCACTTTTAGCCTTACCAAAACCTTTCCACCTTTCCACTTTTCCCTCAAACGCACCAAGTTAATCTTCCTTGCAACGGGAACTGCTACATCATCTGTTGGTTCCATTTTTCTTTATAGAGGTTTGGATCAGACATCAACCTCAAACTTTTCTCGTGCTCCATCTTTGCACCACCTAAGATTATATTTTATCAAGGCATAAAGATCTTCAAAAGGAATAAAGTTGTCGAAACCGTCAAATACAATTTTTCCATCCAAAGCAAAACCGATAATGTGGTGAGCATCATCCGGAATGATAGTCATCTTGTCTAACGGGAGTTGAAAAATCATGGTTTCAGGCACAAGTCCGCTGTAAAGACTCAATTTCAGGTCATAACCCCGAAAATTCTACCAAGGCCACCACAACTTCATGCTCTCTATCCAATGGTTAAAACTTCGCCTGCTGGTGTTTCAGTTCCGGGAATACTTTCTCATGATCCTACACAAATCATAAAATTGTTGTTGTTAGAATAAACAATCCATAATTAaatttaaataacacagacaatcTTAGAGTTAGATTTATTACCTTTGTGCCCAAACAAGACGGATCGACCACTTGGCTCACCCCAAGGTCTCTCATTCACTTCAGGAGGCAATAACTCCATTGCATCGGTGATTTTTCTTGCTGTAGATGGTTCTGGATACTTCTTATCCCCCACCTTCACTTTACCCTTATTAGAAACAACAACACTTGTTTCgaccatttcttcttcttgaatccCTGGATTTGGTTATTGAAAAACCACCATTGCACGTTCACTAACCATTTATTTTCTTACTCTACCAATGATAATTCCACATGGACTGCGATTACCTGCACCTAATGATTTTTCGTGACGAGGAGTCGGAGTTGGGTTATTACTTGGTGTTACTTGTTgtgttattttcttcttcttttcttttcttctttatccaaaaatattaaaaaccaTCTTAAATAGATACATTTAACAAAGTTCAATACATATCatatataatatttttgtaatatttacaaacaaggaaaaaaatggaaaaaaaagtaACAAATTACAGTTGGGATATTGGATACGTCCCATCCGTAAATAAACTTTTGGCTGTAAACTGTGGACTTCCCAGCCCTAAATCAACACCTATAGATAGGAAACAAGTATAACTATTAGGTGTTTTCCTGCCATGGTTGGGAAACACTAGCCGTAAAAAAAAATCTCAGAATTTTTCAACAAACTGAACTACATATGGCTAGGAATATTCTAGCCTTAAAAGAAATCTCAGAATTTTTCGAAAAACAGATGTGCACATATTCCTAGCCGTAGGTAACAATTATGGatgggagttcatattttcccagCCGTTGACAGTACTTACGACTGGAAAATAAGAACTCCAAGTCGTAAACAGTTACTGTTTTTTTGAAACCTAAATTTTTCGGATCGAAAGTTTTAACCAAACGAAAGCAGAAATAAATGGTGGTTTTTTCGATTCATATTTGGTGTATTAACTTCTTTTGGAACTCAGTGAATCACGATTCTCGATTTTcaagttcatcatcttcaaatgaagatgatgaagttgaacTCGTTAGTTTACTTGCTTGTTTTGGACCTTTGTTGCCTTTGTCCTTTTCCTTTGTCTTGACCATCTTTTATTTGAAGAGTataatcgacgatgaaattttTTGAGAATCGATGATTACACATGGTTGAAACaagttgaagaacaagaagatgaaaagaaaaagagagaagagGAAAAGATGAAGACGTTTATTTGAGATTTAGATTTTATATTAGATTAGATTAGTTATGGAAGGTTAATAAGGTAATAAATCTAATTAATTCAGGACATCTTTAAACTTTTACATGGATTAAGTCCCCATATTGTTGTCAAAAAAAagtccccatatccacattttggACATTTTAATCAAGTGCAGCCCCCGATACATTTTGTTGGCAGCCCGATCTACATGAAACGCTATGAAGATTTTAAAGAGACCAAGAAACTAAGTTGCCTAATGGCTAATACGAAAGTAAAACGTGCTGAGGATTTCAAATGTCCAGAATCAGGATACAATAAGTTACCAGCACCATGCATGTACATGTAAACAAATACACACATATGCTTAGGCAACCATTTTATTATCACAAATCAAGATGGAAATAATCAAAAGTCGAACATGTGACTGAATCGACCTTACTTAACTGCTGATGAAGACAATGATGACGACAGTATGTATTTGCATGCCTTCTGTCCTGGTTTTAACACCACACTCATCTCTTTAGGACAAGTGTTGGCAGGGCATGGAGGTGGGCTTTCCCGACAGCAACACTTGCAACGCCTTGCAAATTTAGATTCACCTATTGAGCACTTGCTGTCAACCACGGAACCTCCTAAATCTGCACATTCTTCTTTACACCAATTCGTACAATCGTTGCAATCTGATGAAATAATCGTAGTCTCCGAATATTCGTCGCCGTCGGCGCAAGAAATGTCAGATGTTATGACTGATGCCAACTCTGTATAATCATAAAACTGATCACTAGTCCAGTAGGTTTAATATTAGGGATGTgcaagaacaacaaatttgtcgcatttttatctctctttctataaaaaaaaataaaatccaattATAAAAAGTGTTCTACAGATATTTTgcaaatttaaaagaaaataagcTCCATTTTAATGATTTAGTGTGCATAGAGTTGCTCCAACAACCATACCATGCACTCCCACATTTTCAAGGTTGCTACAGCCTACATGTTACCAGTTTACACCGGGTGTTACCAGACCCCGTGCATTTATGCGGGTACCCCTTCATAATCGCATACCGTTTGGTTAACCCCCATGTAAATGGGTACCCTTGTAACAGGCAAGCACATTTCTAGTACTTGACAAACAACAATACTCTCGCATGGTACAGTTGCTACAATGGGTTGTCAATTATTACCAACCTAGAGCGGATTAGACTCAAAGGTTGATCATGGTGGATGGTAAATGGTGCATTGTATGGAATCATTTTTAAGAGAATGCAATTTCTAATCCTATCACTTAGGTAGTGGAAAAAATAGCTCATATAACCATCCAGTGAATGACAAGATTAGATGTTTAATTTGTTGAGCTAATCTTGCAAGCATAAATAAACTGTCCTCACCGCCTCACCTGAAATCGGTTCTTAACTTTCACCATGTTAATCATTTAAAATAAGTGAATGGAAACTACTACTTACCAGAAAAAGTAGAGACACGAGTATTTTCCTGATTAGTAGAGGCAGAGATGGACACAATGAACAGCAAGAGAACTCCTAGAATCACAGAGAAAAGCTTGGCCATCTCTATGTGCTTGAATGGTTGAATAGTGATGCttgtatttcctttatatagaccTTTTTCCTTTAACTGTTCACACTGCGGGAATTTAGTTCCTTAGGCCCCGATAGTCTGACGGATAATATTTCTATGGTCTCAGCTTCGCGGGCAGTTGGCGGTCGGTCAGATGTCAATTTTCTTCTTAACGAGCTTTTAATTTCTTCAACTATTtcgtgtttatttttatttattttttgaacctAACTCTCTATTTTGTGTTCACAATGAGCTTTTATGGCTAATGCCAAACAATAACCAGCTACTACTTGTTCTTCAAGATATTCATTGGTGATTCATTTGGAATATCATTTACAGAAGTTGATGTAATTTCATCGTTTATTATTATCGAAGTTATTGTATATAAACCGTgaacaatttttcaccataactttTGAGGAGTAAAATGTCCCAATTAACCGATGATAGAACTACAGAATTCAAAATGAACTAATTCTTTCACTTACTACTATGAATTTGCTTTGTTTATACCATCCGTAGATATGTGAATGGTTAGCAACAACTTTCACGAGAGACGGTCAGATAACCATACATGGATGATGAAATTTGGACTCTTTGAAGACACTGTCTACTGATGTGAGCACGTTTATCACAAACGCACTGGAACCGACAAATTGGTGATTGATTGTTGGAATGGGACCCATCTTTCTATATGGGGGAACGTTTATCTCAAGGCCACActtcttttttcactttttttttaattggataacgattattagATGAAACTACTCGGAAATCTACCAAGTTAAGCTTCAACCACatgctactacattaattgaacatgttGTTGTGTTAGCCtgccagcgagcctcatgggtaacctagtcaaaggagccgaagcggatggggacTGAGATTGTATCACaagggggcaaactaactctattttccatgttaatttctgcaatatcaCGTCATTAGGGGCTCGAATCTGGGACCTCCCGGAACGCATAAAACTTCGGGAaacgaggatgaccagctgagctaggtgccttttttttttttttttttttgaagcatgtaaaaCAAATAACAGAACTAGATAGATATTACACGTGGTTTGTTAAACCATATGCCGCTTGATTCCCTTCTTTATAGTTGTGCTGAATAACACATTGTGGAATTTGTCGCATTTTATGTTTTGTTTCGGAAATCATTTATATAATATACCATGTGTTGGAGTAACAATTATGTTAGAGGAAAAGATAGAAAAGGAGAAGAACTTCTTATTGATAAAAAGGCATCAGGATATTACATACACATAACGTTCTTTATATACATGTAAGGGAAAACCTAatcatctaatggaccgcacatccatgggccatggGCTCTATAACACCATGGGGCTTCTATGTCGGTTTTTATAAAGTGCATCAAGTTTTCCGAATCTGTTTTGAAGATAACCTTTGGCCATTGTCTTTCCGTCGCCATCCTAGACACCAAAAGAGTTGCCCACGTTTCAGCTACTAGGGATGCAATTATTCCTAGTGGTTGTGCCAGAGCCATCATAATCTGAG comes from Papaver somniferum cultivar HN1 chromosome 7, ASM357369v1, whole genome shotgun sequence and encodes:
- the LOC113297609 gene encoding uncharacterized protein LOC113297609 — translated: MAKLFSVILGVLLLFIVSISASTNQENTRVSTFSELASVITSDISCADGDEYSETTIISSDCNDCTNWCKEECADLGGSVVDSKCSIGESKFARRCKCCCRESPPPCPANTCPKEMSVVLKPGQKACKYILSSSLSSSAVK